The following are encoded in a window of Amaranthus tricolor cultivar Red isolate AtriRed21 chromosome 2, ASM2621246v1, whole genome shotgun sequence genomic DNA:
- the LOC130807059 gene encoding uncharacterized protein LOC130807059, which yields MEAIDDANPTTREWLVDIGDQTRWTKYAFDPNVCCDENKTNFVESFNATLGVDRCKCVLTLLEGIRRVTMVRMATRKKKSENWINTDFCPNIVKRVKSLISDSRKCKAFNSADGFYEIKDGKSTLSVSLNDRTCMCNAWQLTGIPCKHAVRVILHSSQDPIRFCNDWYSCKMYKQVYASTIRSIPDPEHWPKMQFPLIKSPMMKRAIGRPAKNRKREADEE from the exons ATGGAAGCCATTGACGACGCGAACCCTACGACAAGGGAGTGGCTTGTAGATATTGGAGATCAAACAAGATGGACCAAGTATGCATTTGACCCTAATGTTTGTTGTGATGAGAACAAAACGAACTTTGTTGAGAGCTTTAATGCAACTCTTGGAGTTGATAGGTGCAAATGTGTTTTAACACTACTTGAGG GTATAAGGAGGGTAACTATGGTAAGGATGGCCacaagaaagaaaaagagtGAAAACTGGATAAACACTGATTTCTGTCCTAATATAGTAAAGAGAGTGAAGTCCCTGATTTCAGACTCAAGAAAATGTAAGGCTTTCAATTCTGCTGATGGATTTTATGAGATTAAAGATGGTAAATCCACCTTGTCTGTGAGCTTAAATGACAGAACATGCATGTGCAATGCATGGCAACTCACTGGGATCCCTTGCAAGCATGCTGTGAGGGTCATATTACATTCAAGCCAAGATCCCATAAGGTTTTGCAATGATTGGTACAGTTGCAAAATGTACAAGCAAGTATATGCAAGCACTATTAGATCTATTCCAGACCCTGAGCATTGGCCAAAGATGCAGTTCCCACTAATTAAGTCACCAATGATGAAGAGAGCAATTGGAAGACCTGCAAAGAATAGAAAGAGGGAAGCAGACGAAGAATGA